The following are encoded together in the Primulina tabacum isolate GXHZ01 chromosome 18, ASM2559414v2, whole genome shotgun sequence genome:
- the LOC142533320 gene encoding subtilisin-like protease SBT3, with amino-acid sequence MEFHLSNLYLFLCILYFTSTPFMSISAESDTYIIHMDLSVMPKAFSTHQDWYLATLASISNTLETSRKLVPSDKLVYSYTNSINGFSAVLSSSELEAIKNSKGYISCTKDSTVKVDTTHSYKFLGLDSNYGAWPVSNYGEDVIIGLVDTGVWPESKSFNDEGMSDVPSRWRGECESGEQFSSSLCNKKLIGARYFNKGLLAKYPNLVFSMNSARDTDGHGTHTSSTAAGIPVQGASFFGYAPGTATGVAPNSRVAMYKALWDEGSYISDILAAIDQAIADGVDVLSLSFGIDGKALFEDPVAIATFAAMEKSIFVSTSSGNAGPSEETLHNGTPWVLTVAAGTIDREFGGTLMLGNGVSALGSSLYPGKYSSKFIQIVLVGSCDDEKSLKNFRHKIVICVDNGDLSEQVYYVHEAKLPGGIFISNATDLELYMRTSYPALFVSLEEGQKILDYIKNDSNPKARFALRETRLGIKPAPKVATYSSRGPSQSCPFVLKPDIMAPGDLILASWPPNSSVTDVDAHHLFNDFNIISGTSMACPHAAGVAALLKGTHPGWSPAAIRSAMMTSAYNFDNTGNPIKDMGFKDQSASPLAMGAGHVDPNRALDPGLIYDATAQDYINLLCAMNFNSSQIKTITRSSSHNCSFQSLDLNYPSFIAYFKANNTKSNVKEVQEFHRTVTNVGEENSVYIANLTAVNGLKVIVSPDRLEFTKKYEKKRYKLSLEGPKLTNDSLVFGFLTWVQAGGKREVRSPIVATG; translated from the coding sequence ATGGAATTTCACCTCTCTAATTTGTACTTATTCTTATGTATTCTATATTTCACGAGCACGCCATTCATGTCCATTTCTGCAGAATCTGACACTTACATTATCCATATGGACTTATCTGTCATGCCTAAAGCTTTCTCCACCCACCAAGACTGGTACTTAGCAACCCTCGCCTCCATATCCAATACGTTGGAAACCAGCAGAAAGCTTGTTCCCTCTGATAAACTCGTGTATTCTTACACAAATTCCATCAATGGATTCAGTGCGGTTCTTTCGTCTTCTGAATTGGAGGCTATCAAGAACTCGAAAGGGTACATTTCTTGTACAAAAGACTCGACTGTCAAAGTTGACACTACTCATTCGTACAAGTTTCTTGGCCTCGATTCAAATTATGGCGCTTGGCCTGTTTCGAACTATGGTGAAGATGTTATAATAGGTTTGGTTGATACCGGGGTGTGGCCAGAGAGCAAAAGCTTCAATGACGAAGGAATGAGTGATGTTCCGTCGAGATGGAGAGGCGAGTGTGAGAGTGGCGAGCAGTTTAGTTCCTCTTTGTGCAACAAGAAACTTATAGGAGCTCGTTACTTTAACAAAGGTTTACTTGCTAAGTATCCGAACTTGGTTTTTTCAATGAATTCTGCTCGTGACACCGATGGGCATGGGACTCATACTTCATCAACGGCAGCTGGGATTCCTGTCCAGGGCGCATCATTCTTTGGATATGCTCCCGGGACTGCAACAGGAGTTGCCCCAAATTCGCGGGTTGCCATGTACAAGGCCCTTTGGGATGAAGGGTCTTATATTTCTGATATTCTTGCTGCTATTGATCAGGCGATTGCGGATGGTGTTGACGTGCTATCTTTGTCATTTGGCATCGACGGGAAAGCCTTGTTTGAGGATCCTGTTGCTATAGCCACATTTGCGGCAATGGAAAAGAGTATTTTTGTTTCGACGTCATCTGGGAACGCTGGGCCAAGTGAAGAGACTCTACATAATGGAACCCCCTGGGTTCTCACGGTTGCAGCTGGCACGATTGATAGAGAGTTCGGGGGAACTTTAATGCTGGGCAACGGAGTTTCAGCCTTGGGTTCGTCTCTCTACCCTGGAAAATATTCCTCGAAATTCATCCAAATTGTTCTTGTTGGTTCCTGCGATGATGAAAAATCGCTCAAGAATTTCCGGCACAAGATTGTTATCTGTGTGGACAACGGTGATCTGAGCGAACAAGTATACTACGTCCATGAAGCCAAACTACCCGGTGGAATATTCATATCAAATGCCACAGATTTAGAGTTATACATGCGAACTTCATATCCAGCACTGTTCGTAAGCCTTGAAGAAGGCCAAAAGATCCTAGACTACATCAAGAATGACTCAAATCCTAAAGCAAGATTCGCCCTCCGAGAAACACGCCTAGGGATCAAACCGGCTCCAAAAGTGGCGACTTACAGTTCAAGAGGACCGTCACAGAGCTGCCCATTCGTACTGAAGCCCGACATCATGGCTCCTGGTGATCTGATCTTAGCTTCGTGGCCTCCAAATTCTTCGGTAACAGATGTAGATGCACACCACCTCTTCAATGATTTCAACATCATCTCTGGCACATCAATGGCTTGCCCACACGCTGCTGGAGTGGCAGCCCTTCTAAAGGGGACGCACCCCGGGTGGAGTCCGGCAGCCATACGATCTGCCATGATGACTAGCGCTTATAATTTTGACAATACAGGAAACCCCATCAAGGATATGGGATTCAAGGACCAATCCGCCAGTCCTTTAGCGATGGGAGCTGGACATGTCGATCCAAACAGGGCATTAGATCCGGGATTGATATACGATGCAACTGCACAAGATTACATTAATCTTCTCTGTGCAATGAACTTCAACTCTAGCCAGATTAAAACAATAACAAGGTCGAGTTCTCATAACTGCTCATTTCAGTCACTCGACTTAAACTATCCTTCTTTCATTGCCTACTTCAAGGCAAacaacactaaatcaaatgtcaAAGAAGTGCAAGAATTTCACAGAACCGTGACTAACGTAGGGGAAGAAAATTCAGTTTATATAGCGAATTTAACAGCAGTAAATGGATTAAAAGTTATTGTTTCACCTGACAGACTGGAGTTCACCAAGAAATATGAAAAGAAAAGATACAAGCTGAGCCTGGAAGGTCCAAAACTGACGAATGATTCTTTGGTTTTCGGTTTCCTGACATGGGTCCAGGCCGGTGGCAAACGTGAAGTTAGGAGTCCAATTGTTGCCACTGGCTGA
- the LOC142533321 gene encoding putative serine/threonine-protein kinase At1g01540 isoform X1, which yields MSVELSKRTSIFGLRLWVVLGICVGAAVVIFLFFISLWFTSRRNKKTSLLSTQKNSTIPNVSREIQEIHVDPTRKPETDHKQLLPAPSSDPIPEPDPDELHRIHIELGKEHRIAYPERIGPGSGSGNGSGETRTSVETGPEVSHLGWGHWYTLRELEESTNGFADENVIGEGGYGIVYSGVLEDNIRVAVKNLLNNSLSARGQAEREFKVEVEAIGRVRHKNLVRLLGYCAEGAHRMLVYEYVDNGNLEQWIHGDVGKHSPLTWDIRMNIMLGTAKGLTYLHEGLEPKVVHRDIKSGNILLDKQWNAKVSDFGLAKLIGSENSYITTRVMGTFGYVAPEYASTGVLNERSDVYSFGVLLMEVITGRSPVDYSRPQGEVNLIDWLKAMVSNRNAEGALDPKLRENPSLRSLKRTILVALRCVDPDWKKRPKMGHVVHMLEADDFPFRDERRGGRERIRARVAEPGSSGYESGVQTDRPLLRNPETDEEQ from the exons ATGTCAGTTGAGCTATCAAAGCGGACTTCAATTTTCGGGCTTCGTTTGTGGGTTGTTCTTGGAATCTGCGTCGGCGCGGCCGttgtcatttttcttttttttatctcTCTCTGGTTCACTTCCAGGCGCAACAAGAAGACTTCACTCTTATCAACACAAAAGAACTCCACCATCCCCAACGTGTCACGTGAAATCCAGGAAATACATGTCGACCCGACCCGGAAACCAGAAACCGATCACAAGCAGCTCCTACCTGCCCCTAGTTCAGACCCAATTCCCGAGCCTGATCCGGATGAGCTTCACAGGATCCACATTGAACTCGGAAAGGAACACCGAATTGCCTACCCTGAGCGGATCGGCCCGGGATCTGGGTCGGGCAATGGGAGTGGAGAGACCCGGACCAGCGTTGAGACTGGGCCTGAGGTATCGCATTTGGGGTGGGGCCACTGGTATACTCTGAGGGAGCTTGAGGAGTCCACTAATGGATTTGCTGATGAAAATGTGATTGGGGAAGGTGGATATGGGATTGTTTATAGTGGCGTACTGGAGGATAATAttagagttgctgtcaaaaatttaCTCAATAATAG TCTTTCGGCCAGGGGTCAAGCGGAGAGAGAGTTTAAGGTTGAAGTTGAAGCGATAGGGCGTGTTCGGCACAAGAATCTGGTGAGATTGCTTGGCTATTGTGCAGAAGGAGCTCATAG GATGCTTGTGTATGAATATGTCGATAATGGGAACTTAGAACAATGGATTCATGGAGATGTAGGGAAGCATAGCCCTCTGACATGGGATATTCGAATGAACATCATGCTCGGAACCGCCAAGGG GTTGACCTATCTGCATGAGGGCCTCGAACCCAAGGTCGTTCACCGTGATATTAAATCAGGCAACATATTACTAGACAAACAGTGGAACGCTAAAGTATCTGATTTTGGTCTTGCAAAGCTCATAGGCTCTGAAAACAGTTACATCACTACTCGAGTCATGGGAACCTTCGG CTATGTTGCTCCTGAATACGCAAGCACTGGTGTGTTGAACGAGAGAAGTGATGTGTACAGTTTCGGTGTTCTTTTGATGGAAGTTATCACAGGAAGAAGTCCAGTAGATTATAGCCGTCCCCAAGGTGAG GTAAACCTGATTGATTGGCTTAAGGCAATGGTATCCAACCGCAATGCCGAGGGAGCTTTGGACCCCAAGTTACGAGAGAACCCTTCTTTGAGGTCGTTGAAGCGTACTATCTTAGTAGCCCTACGGTGTGTAGATCCAGATTGGAAGAAGAGGCCGAAAATGGGCCATGTAGTACACATGCTCGAGGCAGATGATTTCCCTTTCCGTGAT GAACGGAGAGGAGGAAGAGAACGAATCCGAGCACGTGTTGCTGAACCAGGTAGTAGTGGATATGAAAGTGGTGTCCAAACTGATCGGCCGTTGTTGAGGAATCCAGAAACGGATGAAGAACAATAG
- the LOC142533321 gene encoding putative serine/threonine-protein kinase At1g01540 isoform X2: protein MSVELSKRTSIFGLRLWVVLGICVGAAVVIFLFFISLWFTSRRNKKTSLLSTQKNSTIPNVSREIQEIHVDPTRKPETDHKQLLPAPSSDPIPEPDPDELHRIHIELGKEHRIAYPERIGPGSGSGNGSGETRTSVETGPEVSHLGWGHWYTLRELEESTNGFADENVIGEGGYGIVYSGVLEDNIRVAVKNLLNNRGQAEREFKVEVEAIGRVRHKNLVRLLGYCAEGAHRMLVYEYVDNGNLEQWIHGDVGKHSPLTWDIRMNIMLGTAKGLTYLHEGLEPKVVHRDIKSGNILLDKQWNAKVSDFGLAKLIGSENSYITTRVMGTFGYVAPEYASTGVLNERSDVYSFGVLLMEVITGRSPVDYSRPQGEVNLIDWLKAMVSNRNAEGALDPKLRENPSLRSLKRTILVALRCVDPDWKKRPKMGHVVHMLEADDFPFRDERRGGRERIRARVAEPGSSGYESGVQTDRPLLRNPETDEEQ, encoded by the exons ATGTCAGTTGAGCTATCAAAGCGGACTTCAATTTTCGGGCTTCGTTTGTGGGTTGTTCTTGGAATCTGCGTCGGCGCGGCCGttgtcatttttcttttttttatctcTCTCTGGTTCACTTCCAGGCGCAACAAGAAGACTTCACTCTTATCAACACAAAAGAACTCCACCATCCCCAACGTGTCACGTGAAATCCAGGAAATACATGTCGACCCGACCCGGAAACCAGAAACCGATCACAAGCAGCTCCTACCTGCCCCTAGTTCAGACCCAATTCCCGAGCCTGATCCGGATGAGCTTCACAGGATCCACATTGAACTCGGAAAGGAACACCGAATTGCCTACCCTGAGCGGATCGGCCCGGGATCTGGGTCGGGCAATGGGAGTGGAGAGACCCGGACCAGCGTTGAGACTGGGCCTGAGGTATCGCATTTGGGGTGGGGCCACTGGTATACTCTGAGGGAGCTTGAGGAGTCCACTAATGGATTTGCTGATGAAAATGTGATTGGGGAAGGTGGATATGGGATTGTTTATAGTGGCGTACTGGAGGATAATAttagagttgctgtcaaaaatttaCTCAATAATAG GGGTCAAGCGGAGAGAGAGTTTAAGGTTGAAGTTGAAGCGATAGGGCGTGTTCGGCACAAGAATCTGGTGAGATTGCTTGGCTATTGTGCAGAAGGAGCTCATAG GATGCTTGTGTATGAATATGTCGATAATGGGAACTTAGAACAATGGATTCATGGAGATGTAGGGAAGCATAGCCCTCTGACATGGGATATTCGAATGAACATCATGCTCGGAACCGCCAAGGG GTTGACCTATCTGCATGAGGGCCTCGAACCCAAGGTCGTTCACCGTGATATTAAATCAGGCAACATATTACTAGACAAACAGTGGAACGCTAAAGTATCTGATTTTGGTCTTGCAAAGCTCATAGGCTCTGAAAACAGTTACATCACTACTCGAGTCATGGGAACCTTCGG CTATGTTGCTCCTGAATACGCAAGCACTGGTGTGTTGAACGAGAGAAGTGATGTGTACAGTTTCGGTGTTCTTTTGATGGAAGTTATCACAGGAAGAAGTCCAGTAGATTATAGCCGTCCCCAAGGTGAG GTAAACCTGATTGATTGGCTTAAGGCAATGGTATCCAACCGCAATGCCGAGGGAGCTTTGGACCCCAAGTTACGAGAGAACCCTTCTTTGAGGTCGTTGAAGCGTACTATCTTAGTAGCCCTACGGTGTGTAGATCCAGATTGGAAGAAGAGGCCGAAAATGGGCCATGTAGTACACATGCTCGAGGCAGATGATTTCCCTTTCCGTGAT GAACGGAGAGGAGGAAGAGAACGAATCCGAGCACGTGTTGCTGAACCAGGTAGTAGTGGATATGAAAGTGGTGTCCAAACTGATCGGCCGTTGTTGAGGAATCCAGAAACGGATGAAGAACAATAG